The Sphingomonas sanguinis nucleotide sequence GTCGCATCGTCCTCGACCTGGCGGCCTGAAATCGCGGCGGGCGGTGGCTCCGGCCCCGCCCGCCGGCGTTGGAGAAACAATGACCGACCGTATCGCCTGTGCCGCCCTTCGTTCGCGTATCACCGATGCCGACACCGCCGCCGCCCTGATCCGCCCCGGCGAAACGGTGGCGACCAGCGGCTTCACCGGCTCCGGCTATCCCAAGATGGTGCCACAGGCGCTGGCCCGCCGCATCGCCGAGGCGCACGGCTCGGGGCATCCGTTCCGCGTCAACCTGTGGACCGGCGCTTCGACCGGCCCCGAACTGGACGGCGCACTGGCGGCGGTCGACGGCATCGCCCAGCGCCTGCCCTATAGCGGCGACCCGGTCGCGCGCGAGAAGATCAATCGGGGCGAGATCGACTATCTGGACATGCACCTCAGCCAAGTCGCGCCGATGGCGTGGGAGGGCGTGCTCGGCCCGCTCGACACCGCGATCGTCGAGGTGTCGGGCATCCGTGCCGACGGATCGCTCATCCCCTCGTCGTCGGTCGGCAACAACAAGACTTGGGTAGACCGCGCGTCCCGCGTCATCCTGGAGGTCAACCGCTGGCAGGACGCGGCACTGGAGGGGATGCACGACATCTATTACGGCACCCGCCTGCCGCCCGAGCGCGTGCCGATCCCGCTGGTGCGGCCGGACGACCGGATCGGCACGCCCTATCTGGCCTGCGATCCCGACAAGATCGTCGCCATCGTCGAAACCGAGGCCCCCGACCGCAACCTGCCCTTCGCCGCGCCCGACGACACCGCGCGCGCCATCGCCGGGCACGTCATCGAATTCCTGGCCCATGAAGTGTCACGCGGCCGCCTGCCCTCCGCCCTGCTGCCGATCCAGTCGGGGGTCGGCAATATCGCCAATGCGGTGCTGTCCGGCCTGGTCGACGCGCCGTTCGACCCGATGACCGCCTATACCGAGGTGATCCAGGACGGGATGCTCGACCTGCTCGATGCGGGGCGCCTGCGCATGGCGTCGGCCACCGCCTTTTCGCTCAGCCCGCAGGCGGCAGCGCGGCTCAACGCGAACATGGCCACGTACCGGGACCGCATGATCCTGCGCCCGCAGGAGATCAGCAACCATCCCGAACTCGTCCGCCGCCTGGGGTGCATCGCGATGAACGGCCTGATCGAGGCGGACATATACGGCAACGTCAATTCGACGCTGGTGATGGGATCGCGCATCCAGAACGGCATCGGCGGATCGGGTGATTTCGCGCGCAACGCTTATGTCTCGATCTTCATGACCCCCTCGACCGCCAAGGGCGGCAAGATCTCCGCCATCGTGCCGCAGGCCTCGCATGTCGACCACATCATGCAGGACGTGCAGGTGATCGTCACCGAACAGGGGCTGGCCGACCTGCGGGGCCTGTCCCCGCGCCAGCGTGCAAAGGCCGTGATCGAACGCTGCGCCCATCCCGACTATCGCCCGATGCTCGCCGA carries:
- a CDS encoding acetyl-CoA hydrolase/transferase family protein, translating into MTDRIACAALRSRITDADTAAALIRPGETVATSGFTGSGYPKMVPQALARRIAEAHGSGHPFRVNLWTGASTGPELDGALAAVDGIAQRLPYSGDPVAREKINRGEIDYLDMHLSQVAPMAWEGVLGPLDTAIVEVSGIRADGSLIPSSSVGNNKTWVDRASRVILEVNRWQDAALEGMHDIYYGTRLPPERVPIPLVRPDDRIGTPYLACDPDKIVAIVETEAPDRNLPFAAPDDTARAIAGHVIEFLAHEVSRGRLPSALLPIQSGVGNIANAVLSGLVDAPFDPMTAYTEVIQDGMLDLLDAGRLRMASATAFSLSPQAAARLNANMATYRDRMILRPQEISNHPELVRRLGCIAMNGLIEADIYGNVNSTLVMGSRIQNGIGGSGDFARNAYVSIFMTPSTAKGGKISAIVPQASHVDHIMQDVQVIVTEQGLADLRGLSPRQRAKAVIERCAHPDYRPMLADYAMRAEGGSYGLHAPALPAEALSWHRRYMETGTMMPS